The region TTAAAGGGGGCCGCCAGGGCAATGGCTGTACTGTAAGCCTTCAGGCCGATGTCGTAGAGTAACTTCAAGTTTTATACTTAGTTTACAAAGACCTCGCAGCGTGCGCAGCTCCTGCGAGTGTCTGGTTCTGGTGCAAATATAGCGCTTTGCGGAGGGATAGTTGGCAAAGGAGGTGCAGTTTGTGGATCGGGAGGCTTTGTGTACTTGGTGAGTTATAGTTAACAGCTATATTAGGTAGGATAAGCGTAGGTTGTTACGTTTAGCCGGTAGTTAGGCTACATTTCTAAAAATTAAACTCAATCCTTTTAAGTATTAAACTCAATACTTACCTTTGACGTTAGTAACGCAATAAGTAAGTATGATTGTATCCTTCGGGTCAAAAGAAACTGAAAAAATCTGGAATGGAGAAAGGGTAGCGAAGCTGCCTATGGAAATCCAGACAATTGGCAGACGTAAATTAAGGATGCTTCATAACTCTCAAGATATTGCTGACCTTCGGATTCCTCCCTCCAACAGATTAGAGAAGTTAGCAGGAAACCTGAAAGAGTTCTACAGTATCCGGATAAACAGCCAATGGAGAATTACTTTTCAGTGGAACAACGGCCAAGCATCAGAAGTAAAAATTATAGATTACCACTAAGAAGAAAAGAATGGAACGATTACCTAATATTCATCCAGGAGAAATACTGAAAGAAGAGTTTCTTGTTCCTTTAAACATCACGGCCTACAGGCTTTCAAAGGACATTGGTATACCTCAGACGAGAGTGTCTGAAATTTTGAAAGGAAACAGGCGCATTACAGCAGATACAGCCTTAAGATTAAGTTACTACTTTGGCAATTCCCCAAAATTCTGGCTCGGCCTCCAAGACGATTTTGATTTGGAAGAAGAAATGACCATTAAGCAAAAAGAGCTAGAAACGATAAAGCGCTTTGAGAAGAACGCAGCCTAACCCGGTTCAGCCTTTATGCTTGGCTCTGCCTCACCCACCGGCTGCACGAACACCGTTAGGCTCCATTAAAACAAATGAAGAAAGTAATAAAAGAAAGAGCTGAAGACCTGTGTGTTTATTGGTGGACAAACCATTACGATATCACCATTTCATCCTGTAAGTCGGATGTAGAGACTTCTATACAAGAGTTTTATCTGACTCAAGAGAAAATAGTGTTTCTACAATACTTAGAATCTGCTGTCAAGGAAGATAAATCTCAACACATCAAAACGTGTGATGACAGAAATTGTTTGATTGAGAAAGGGTTAGCAATAGCGCTTTATGTTATAGAAAATGAATTAAAAAATCTACAGGCTTTAGATGGAGAAACAAACAATACGCCTTCTGATATACAAGAAATCAAAAATAAGATTGATGTCATCATTAAAGAATTAAAAAAAGCAAATGTTGGGAATGAAATTCTTTTTGATGAATTGATTGAATTAAAGGATCTGAGCAAATCACTCAAAAAGAAAAACTGGACTGAAGTGGCGAAAGGTAAACTAATTGATTTGGCACTTAATAAAGTGATAGAAAAAGACACACTAGATTATATTATAAAAAATCTAACAGGAGATAATATAAATTTACTTAACTAAAATAACAGCACCTAACCACATCTATGAGATAGCTACGCCACCTTATAGACCACCACGTTCCACACCTCCATCACAAATCAACCAAATGGAATCAGCCTTCAAGATTTGGGAAACCAGCAGAAACTTATACTCGGGTTTTCTGGAGAAATATACTTTAGAGCAGCTCAACAAGGTGCCGGAGGGGTTTAGTAATAACCTGATCTGGAACATCGGGCACATTATTGTAGCACAGCAAGGCCTGGTTTATAAGTCGTCCGGCCTGCCCGGGTACGTACCCGACGAGCTGTTCGCGTTATACAAGCCAGGCACAAAGCCTACCG is a window of Pontibacter kalidii DNA encoding:
- a CDS encoding HigA family addiction module antitoxin, which gives rise to MERLPNIHPGEILKEEFLVPLNITAYRLSKDIGIPQTRVSEILKGNRRITADTALRLSYYFGNSPKFWLGLQDDFDLEEEMTIKQKELETIKRFEKNAA
- a CDS encoding type II toxin-antitoxin system RelE/ParE family toxin; this translates as MIVSFGSKETEKIWNGERVAKLPMEIQTIGRRKLRMLHNSQDIADLRIPPSNRLEKLAGNLKEFYSIRINSQWRITFQWNNGQASEVKIIDYH
- a CDS encoding DinB family protein — protein: MESAFKIWETSRNLYSGFLEKYTLEQLNKVPEGFSNNLIWNIGHIIVAQQGLVYKSSGLPGYVPDELFALYKPGTKPTGTTSEEEVAELKELLISLIAQTKADYYAGKFVTYNARMTGTGFQVASLTDAIQFNNYHEALHLGVMMSIRKFV